The genomic stretch GTTTGCGGAAGCATTCAACGTCCCGATTTATTTTTCCTGGAAGCAAGGTGGATTTAGGAGGGAAATGTTACGGGAGAACGCTTTAACGGCTCCGGTTAATTTCGAATGTCCAGACGGCAGCATTCAAACAACTGGCGGCAAAACCGGCAAACCTAATACAAGGTTACGTTTCCCGCAGGTTACACCTGATTTATCATTGCGCTGGTGTTCTTCTTACCTTAAAATTGATGTTGGCGTTAAGGCATTGGTAAACCAGAATAGATTTAACGGGAAACGTACACTATTTATATCCGGTGAACGGGGAGAGGAAAGCCCTGCCAGGGCAAAATATAAAATGTGGGAAACTGACAAAGCGGATTGCCGTTATCGTGAGACATTCTCTAAAACTGTAACCCATACTAGCAACGGAATGGCCCAAACCAAAGTGCGTAGAATCATAAGAGGCAAAAAACACCGACATGTCGATAGGTACAGGCCCATTTTAAACTGGAAAGAAAAACAGGTGTGGGATATTATCAAAGCACATAGAGTACGGGTACATCCTTGTTATTACCTTGGGTACTCTCGTTGCTCCTGTAAGTTCTGCATTTTTGGCAATCCTGATCAATTTGCAACCAGCTATAGAATAAGCCCCGATCAAGGTAATGCCCTGATGGCTTATGAAGAACAGTTTGGGGTGACCATGAAACGAAATACCACGCTGGCTGCTTGTATTGATTCTGGAAAACCATTTGTCAACCTTGATGATGAAAATGTCATAGTTGCAACCTCTTATACTTATGATCTGCCTGTTAGAATGAGCCAGAGCGAACATTGGTTGCTACCTGTTGGAGCATATAAAAGAGGTTGTTCAGAAAGGTAATGGCATTTGTTACAAACGCCGCAGTATCGCTATCCTGGCGATACTGCGCTGGCAGCGGCTGCAAATGTATCAGCCTTACTTTCTTTGACATCCGCAAAGAAAGTAACAAAGAAACGGTGGTAACAGGATATTGAACATCTTTCCCAAAATCGGCCATTAAGACCCCAATACGTCGTTGGTGGTTATATCAATTATAAGATTAAGTTGAAGTCAATTCCAAGATGACGTATTTCGGCTTAATCGTTTATACCACAGAGTGAATGTGCTTTATTGTTTCTTGGGAATAGGTAATTCCCTCTATATTAATCTGATTTTCTTCTTTCATTTTTGGGATAATTGGTCTATTGAAACCAGTATATACAGGTGGTTAAGTTAGGTGAGATCTTTCATTAAGGGAAAATGACTCTTTGGTTGTGTATAGGGATTTTACAGGATTCTATTACGTTAAACACTGTTTTGATGTGATAAATAATTTTAATATGAAATCGAAATTAAATCGTAGTCATTTGTCATTAATGATTGTTTTGAATCAATGTCGTTAACCTCGGATTAACTATTTAGGAATAAAAAATTGTATTACTTTCAAAAAGTTTTTATCGAATCTGTACCTAAAGGATCAACCCCCTATATGAAGTTAATCTCATTCATCCCGATTGCCTTTGTGCTACTTCCATGCCTTGTTAGTGCTCAGGACAGTATAAAGAACCAAATTAGATACGTAAGATATGTTGAACAATCAACAGGGGCTTACGAAAAAAAGATAAGCCAATATTCCCAAAAGATGCTAAGGAAATTTAGCAGGCAAGAACGAAAGATTAAAAACAAAC from Filimonas effusa encodes the following:
- a CDS encoding phosphoadenosine phosphosulfate reductase domain-containing protein is translated as MSSIDNIQSTIVPITESGNYNLHDYDKYIVAFSGGKDSTACFLYLLDQGIPLSKIELWHHDIDGREQTLMDWEVTPAYCRAFAEAFNVPIYFSWKQGGFRREMLRENALTAPVNFECPDGSIQTTGGKTGKPNTRLRFPQVTPDLSLRWCSSYLKIDVGVKALVNQNRFNGKRTLFISGERGEESPARAKYKMWETDKADCRYRETFSKTVTHTSNGMAQTKVRRIIRGKKHRHVDRYRPILNWKEKQVWDIIKAHRVRVHPCYYLGYSRCSCKFCIFGNPDQFATSYRISPDQGNALMAYEEQFGVTMKRNTTLAACIDSGKPFVNLDDENVIVATSYTYDLPVRMSQSEHWLLPVGAYKRGCSER